The genomic DNA TGTAAAGTTAACCCCAAAAGACACTATACATCTCTATGATGATATGGAAGATAGTTGGGATAATTTCTCAAGGGATCCTGGATACGCTGGTTTTTCATACCGGGATTTTGAGTTTATCATCATTATGTGCCACTTAGATCCCCAACAACACGCTGCTTATGAAACAGAGCGTTTAGATGATGTTTATGAAGCCGTGAAATGCAAAACAGGGACTCCAAACATCTTTGTATTAGGGGATTTCAATTTAGAAGAGGGTCCAGCGGATATAGCATTTCAAGATGACGGTCTTTTAGATGAGGAAAATTACCCTGAAATGAAGGCGGCTTTAGATTCGACTTATGATACAACAGTCGCTGGTGAAAATGATGAAACGACTTATGATAATATCCTGTTTGATTCCGGTCAATTTGAATTAAAAGAAAAAGGGGTGTATCGTTTTGATGACGAATTCGGTGAGGGTTACGATAAAAATATCTCCGATCACTACCCTGTGTGGGCTATCTTTGAGATACCGGATATCGAAGATGAGACCGATGCCTCTCCATTTGCACCACCAGCCCCTTCTATAGCAAAAATCAAATTATCAACATGGGTTTCTCTCAGAAATCTAAATTAGCGTTTTTCAACGCCAATTCGCAACAGAAAAGAATCCGATATTTACACACCACTGGAACTCTTATGGGAGGTTTCTTGAAATGTTGAAAGACCCAATTATTGAGGAAATTCATCGAATTCGCGATGAATGGGCTGCTTCTTTCCAGTATGATTTACGTGCCCTGTGTGAGGACATAAAACGCCAGGAAAAACGTGATTTCCTCACGGACGATGAAGGGAACTTCATAAAGGACGAAAAAGGTGGCTTGATTCTTAAACCCGAAGTCGCTGCTAAAAGCACAACCAAAAACAGACAAAAATTGTCCAAACTTTAGTATTAGGGAACGGGTTAATACCCTATAGGAAACAGAAAAAATGGGGTTTATTTTTGATTCAATTACCAGAGCCAGCAAAACTGCTAATCTTGACTTCTTGGAACTTCGACATGCGCTGTCCAGCCTGTAAAGTTTTTGCTTATCGGTATCAACTTGACTTGCTTTTTTTCACCCGGCGCAAGATCCATCGCAGGCGTCGGACCGAGTTTTTCTCGGTTCGATAAGCGGGCTTCAACGCGGACGTCCTTCAAGGTTTTCTCGGTCATGTTTTCCACATGTCCTTTAAAGGCATTGCTCTGAGAATCGTAAGCCAAGACCAAGTGCGCACCGCCATGGGAGTGTTGGACGGGATCACAACGCTCATTCAGCCCCATTTGGAGGCTAAACCCTTGTCTGTTGAATTCGATGTACGGGGCGTTCCTGCTTGAGCAACTACTCATCAAAGAAATCAACAACACGATAAGAATCCCAGCCAGAGTGCTACATATACGACGCATCGAAAACCGCTCCTTCAAAACGTGATATATCTCGATGAAAACAGACATATCTTGTTTTACTGTTCCTGCTTTAACGCCCACCGCCTTCAATTGCTTTCCTATCCACCAGATACCTTGAGTATACCTGATTTTTGAGAAAAATATAACTGTTTTCCGCTAAAGGCTAAGACACCTTCTGCCCGAAACTGTGCAGTAATTGAACACTGAAAAATGACATATTCGGGCAATATCGGTGTAAACCCTTTTTTTAGGAGCAGATTGAAGGTGATTTGCTGTTGGCATGAAAATTGCACTATATCTATTTGAGAGTGCGTCCTCTAACACGTTTTGCTATATCTGAATTGAGATATAAGGGGGTAAAAACGATGGGTATCCGGTTTTGTAAATGACTAAGGCGATTGATAAGTTTTCTACTGACTGCCGAAATGTTTGGAGGTTTTATCATGAAGAGGCACATGAATCCTTTGGGTCGAAGTTTGCGGATTTCGTATATGACCCTGATCTGTATTTTCTATTTTTCCGCTGCCGCGTTTGCCCTTGAACCCATTGGCAGTATCGGAGAACCGCTTGTTGAGAAGCATGCTTTTCTTTCCAATGAAACCATCCTACGCGTGCTTTACAGCCACATCCAAGTCGTTGAGGCGGATACAGGTTCGGTTATTGATGCGTTCGGCGAGCGAAACGACATCAGCGATGTTATTTTGAGTCCGACTGTCTCACATCTGGCGATCCTTAATTATTCTCGTGATTCAAAGACGACGACCATAGATATTTGGGATACGCATGCCCGGCAGCAGACAGCGAAATGGGAGATGACAGGTCGCATCAGACTCGCAGCATTCAGTCGAACCGGTTCGCTGTTCGCTGTCTCTTTTGATGATGAGATTACGCTCCATAACTATCAGACCGGGGCGTTTATAGGTAAGATGATTGGCGAACGCCGTCCCTGGAAGCAGAGCCATACCCATCGCGACGGTAGTAATGTCGGTTCGTCGCATAGAAACAATCATGCCCTGGTTTTTACGCCAGACGATCATTATCTCATCGTCGCCTCAGCACGTCCAGACGTCGAGGTGTGGAATGTCGAAACCCGTCGCTTGGAAGGGCATTTTCAAGGACACACAGGCAACTGGGTCGCAGATGCCGTTATCAGCCCCCACGGAAAACGACTGGCAACGTTTGAAGATGGCTGGAGCGATGTTTACGTCTGGGACGTTGAGACCCAGCAGCTCTTATGGAAAGAGGAAACAGGCACTGGCGGGGTTTTTGGCGGCGTTGCGGGCATCGCTTTCAGTCCAAATTCTCAACATCTCTATGTCGGTAGGCAGACGACACGGCTGCGTTGGACGACTCCGGGTCCCTGGAGGGGTTGGGACGATAACGTCAGCATCTATGAGGTTGAAACCGGGAAACAGGTCGATGTGTTTTCCGGCGGCGATTTCTACAAATTGCAGGCGATCTCACTCTCGCCAGACGGCACAAAAATGCTTTTGCCGTATTGGGACGCCGTTGTGCTATGGGATCTTCAAGAAAAGCGACCTTTGAATGTTTGGGCGGATTTCGTCTATGGTTGGAACGATGCTATGTCTGCTGACGGCAGAACTTTTGTCTCTGTCTCCCGCTATTACATTAAGGCATGGGATATTCCGTCGCAAAAACTCCGATTACTTATTTCTGCCGAACGCGGACTTTTTGAGAAGTTCGCTGTCTCACCTGATGGCCAGAAAATCGCTATTGGTCGGAACCCTTGGATTGAGATCCGCAACTTGCGCACAGGTGCTATTGAACACCGATTTCAGCATAATTATTCAGATGGTGACATCGCTTTCAGTTCAACAGGGAGATGGGTCGCAACGCGGGGATCCAAGAAGATTCACCTCTTGGATCTCGAAAATCCAGAAAAAGGTCAGATACTCGCTTCAGAAGCCGGTTACGATATTAACTACACTACCAAGTTCAGCTTCAGCGAAAACGATAAATATCTCGCTGCCTCCACACGCACACAGAAAAATAACAACTATCTGAATTGGGTCGTCTTATACAAACGCATCGCAGACACCTTCATTTTCCAATATGCATGGCAGGTGCCGGAACTCACTTACGCTTCGAGACCCGCTTTGGCAAAGGGTATCGACGGAACGTTTCTACTGGTTCTGCCCCAATATGATGAAACGCAGATTTTCAAACTCTCACCTGATAAACCCGAACTCCTCAACACATTGGATGTTGGTGCACCTATGCGCTTTACATCCGATAGCCGCTATCTCTTTGTGGATCGAGAGGGTAACCTGCAAATTTTCGACTGGCAGACACAAACGCCAATCGACCATCCACCGATTCCAGACTATTTTGATGTTAGTCGCGATGGCTCGGTTCTGCTTTCCTACGCCAATGGCGGACAAATCCTGATATGGGACGCAAAGGCACTCCTACCTTCACAACCCGTCGCTATCCAAGCGCGCGGTAAGCAGCACGTCATCTTCGGAGCAGTAAAGCGAAACCAGCTCTTACAAAACTTTCCAAACCCTTTCAACCCGGAAACTTGGATACCCTTCCGACTCGCAAATGAAAGCGATGTTACGATTCGTATTTATAGTTCAACAGGTCAATTAGTCCGACGTTTATCGCCCGGAATTATGCCCGCAGGCGACTACGCCTCGGAATCAAAAGCTATTTACTGGGACGGACGCAACCAGACAGGTGAAACTGTAAGTTCTGGTGTCTATCTTTACACCATCACAGCGGATGGCTTTGCGGCAACCCGCAAAATGCTGATTCACAAATAAACCAATAATGTGGGGTAAAAACGATGAGCATCCGATTCTGTATACGCGTCATGTGTTGTTTTTTGAGTGTGTTGTGTTATCCTTCTACTGGGTTTTCGCTTGAACCCATTGGCAGCATCGGGGACCCCCGTGTTGAGTATCAGGCATTCCTATCGAATGAAACCCTCTTACGCGTGCTTTACAAACAGATCCAGATCGTTGATATTGATACAGGTTCGGTTATAGATACCTTTGGCGAGCGAAACTATGTCAGCGAGGTCATATTGAGTCCAACCGCCTCGCATCTGGCGATCCTCAACTACTCTCAGGATTCAGAGGCAA from Candidatus Poribacteria bacterium includes the following:
- a CDS encoding low affinity iron permease family protein; this encodes MRRICSTLAGILIVLLISLMSSCSSRNAPYIEFNRQGFSLQMGLNERCDPVQHSHGGAHLVLAYDSQSNAFKGHVENMTEKTLKDVRVEARLSNREKLGPTPAMDLAPGEKKQVKLIPISKNFTGWTAHVEVPRSQD
- a CDS encoding T9SS type A sorting domain-containing protein, encoding MFGGFIMKRHMNPLGRSLRISYMTLICIFYFSAAAFALEPIGSIGEPLVEKHAFLSNETILRVLYSHIQVVEADTGSVIDAFGERNDISDVILSPTVSHLAILNYSRDSKTTTIDIWDTHARQQTAKWEMTGRIRLAAFSRTGSLFAVSFDDEITLHNYQTGAFIGKMIGERRPWKQSHTHRDGSNVGSSHRNNHALVFTPDDHYLIVASARPDVEVWNVETRRLEGHFQGHTGNWVADAVISPHGKRLATFEDGWSDVYVWDVETQQLLWKEETGTGGVFGGVAGIAFSPNSQHLYVGRQTTRLRWTTPGPWRGWDDNVSIYEVETGKQVDVFSGGDFYKLQAISLSPDGTKMLLPYWDAVVLWDLQEKRPLNVWADFVYGWNDAMSADGRTFVSVSRYYIKAWDIPSQKLRLLISAERGLFEKFAVSPDGQKIAIGRNPWIEIRNLRTGAIEHRFQHNYSDGDIAFSSTGRWVATRGSKKIHLLDLENPEKGQILASEAGYDINYTTKFSFSENDKYLAASTRTQKNNNYLNWVVLYKRIADTFIFQYAWQVPELTYASRPALAKGIDGTFLLVLPQYDETQIFKLSPDKPELLNTLDVGAPMRFTSDSRYLFVDREGNLQIFDWQTQTPIDHPPIPDYFDVSRDGSVLLSYANGGQILIWDAKALLPSQPVAIQARGKQHVIFGAVKRNQLLQNFPNPFNPETWIPFRLANESDVTIRIYSSTGQLVRRLSPGIMPAGDYASESKAIYWDGRNQTGETVSSGVYLYTITADGFAATRKMLIHK